One stretch of Pseudomonas sp. NC02 DNA includes these proteins:
- the ltaE gene encoding low-specificity L-threonine aldolase: MNVIDLRSDTVTQPTPGMLEAMATAASGDDVYGEDPSVNRLEAELARRLGFAAALFVPTGTMSNLLALMAHCERGEEYIVGQQAHTYKYEGGGAAVLGSIQPQPLEVQADGSLNLEHVLAAIKPDDFHFARTRLLALENTMQGKVLPLQYLAAARAFTREHGLALHLDGARLYNAAVKLGVDAREIARHFDSVSVCLSKGLGAPIGSVLCGSTALIAKARRLRKMVGGGMRQAGSLAAAGLYALDHQVQRLADDHANAQWLGDELRKAGYTVEPVQTNMVYVDIGDRAQALKAFAAERGIKLSAAPRLRMVTHLDVSRAQIEQVLATFVEFSRK, encoded by the coding sequence ATGAACGTGATTGACCTGCGCAGCGACACAGTGACCCAACCGACCCCTGGCATGCTCGAGGCGATGGCCACGGCCGCCAGCGGCGACGACGTCTACGGCGAGGACCCGAGCGTCAATCGCCTGGAAGCCGAACTGGCCAGGCGCCTGGGTTTTGCCGCCGCGTTGTTCGTGCCCACCGGCACCATGAGCAACCTGCTGGCATTGATGGCGCACTGTGAGCGTGGCGAGGAATACATCGTCGGTCAGCAGGCCCACACCTACAAATACGAAGGCGGCGGCGCGGCGGTTCTCGGCTCGATCCAGCCACAACCCCTGGAAGTGCAGGCCGACGGTTCCCTGAACCTGGAGCACGTGCTGGCGGCGATCAAGCCGGACGACTTCCACTTCGCCCGCACCCGCTTGCTGGCGCTGGAAAACACCATGCAGGGCAAGGTCCTGCCGCTGCAATACCTGGCGGCGGCGCGAGCCTTTACCCGGGAACACGGACTGGCCTTGCACCTGGACGGCGCGCGGCTCTACAACGCGGCGGTCAAGCTGGGTGTGGATGCACGGGAGATCGCCCGGCACTTCGATTCGGTGTCGGTGTGCCTGTCCAAGGGCCTGGGCGCGCCGATCGGCTCGGTGCTGTGCGGCTCCACGGCATTGATCGCCAAGGCCCGTCGTTTGCGCAAGATGGTCGGTGGCGGCATGCGCCAGGCCGGTTCGCTGGCGGCGGCGGGGCTGTACGCCCTGGATCACCAGGTGCAGCGCCTGGCCGACGACCACGCCAATGCCCAATGGCTGGGGGATGAACTGCGCAAGGCGGGTTATACGGTGGAGCCGGTGCAGACCAATATGGTCTACGTCGACATCGGTGATCGAGCCCAGGCCTTGAAGGCGTTTGCTGCCGAGCGCGGGATCAAGTTGAGCGCGGCGCCGCGCCTGCGCATGGTCACGCACCTGGACGTCAGCCGGGCGCAGATCGAGCAAGTGCTCGCGACATTTGTCGAGTTTTCCCGGAAATGA
- a CDS encoding 6,7-dimethyl-8-ribityllumazine synthase: MQPTAIDSKSKNHHGERVAFIQACWHKDIVDQSRKGFLAEMIAQGYQESDIDFFEVGGAFEMPLHAKLLAKSGRYAGIVAAALVVDGGIYRHEFVAQSVVSGLMQVQLETEVPVFSVSLTPHHFHAGSEHHTFFYEHFVHKGQEAARTCADTLHKVRALRRNEPRALAV; encoded by the coding sequence ATGCAACCCACCGCAATCGACAGCAAAAGCAAAAACCATCACGGCGAGCGCGTCGCGTTTATCCAGGCCTGCTGGCACAAGGATATTGTCGACCAATCCCGTAAAGGTTTCCTCGCCGAAATGATCGCCCAGGGCTACCAGGAATCGGACATCGATTTCTTCGAAGTCGGCGGCGCCTTTGAAATGCCCCTGCACGCCAAGCTGCTGGCCAAGTCCGGCCGTTATGCCGGTATCGTCGCGGCCGCCCTGGTGGTGGACGGCGGGATCTACCGTCACGAGTTCGTGGCCCAGTCCGTGGTCAGCGGCCTGATGCAGGTCCAGCTGGAAACCGAAGTGCCGGTGTTCTCGGTATCCCTGACCCCGCACCACTTCCACGCGGGCAGCGAGCACCATACGTTCTTCTATGAGCACTTCGTGCACAAGGGCCAGGAAGCGGCACGCACCTGCGCCGACACCCTGCACAAGGTTCGCGCACTGCGTCGCAATGAGCCACGTGCTCTCGCGGTTTAA
- the astE gene encoding succinylglutamate desuccinylase, with the protein MLALGKLLELTLAGREPAQKIQLTVDGVQLRWLSEGALEVRPPEARDNGCDVLLSSGIHGNETAPIELADRLLQGIARGEIKPRTRILFLFGNPEAMRRGERYLELDVNRLFNGRHEQNIGPEAMRAAELEQLARTFFSVPGRSRLHYDLHTAIRGSKIEQFALYPWKDGRQHSRRELARLRAAGLEAVLLQNKTSITFTAFTYEQLEAESFTLELGKARPFGQNQGVDVSRLETRLTQIIEGNEPATESLDGLQLFSVSREVIKHSDTFVLHLPADVENFSELEKGYLLAEDIAKTRWVIEEEGARIIFPNPKVKNGLRAGILIVPTTDAGLA; encoded by the coding sequence ATGCTCGCCCTCGGCAAACTGCTTGAACTGACCCTCGCCGGTCGCGAACCGGCGCAAAAAATTCAACTGACTGTCGACGGCGTGCAACTGCGCTGGCTCAGTGAGGGCGCGCTGGAAGTGCGGCCTCCTGAGGCGCGGGACAACGGCTGCGACGTACTGCTGTCGTCCGGCATCCATGGCAACGAAACCGCGCCAATCGAATTGGCCGATCGCTTGCTGCAGGGCATTGCCCGTGGGGAGATCAAGCCCCGTACCCGTATCCTGTTCCTGTTCGGCAACCCCGAGGCCATGCGCCGTGGCGAGCGTTACCTCGAACTGGACGTCAACCGGCTGTTCAATGGCCGTCATGAACAAAACATCGGCCCTGAAGCCATGCGCGCCGCCGAGCTTGAACAGTTGGCCCGCACCTTCTTCAGCGTGCCTGGGCGTAGCCGTTTGCACTACGACCTGCACACCGCCATCCGTGGCTCGAAGATCGAGCAGTTCGCACTGTACCCGTGGAAGGACGGTCGCCAGCATTCACGTCGTGAACTGGCGCGCCTGCGAGCCGCGGGCCTGGAGGCGGTGCTGTTGCAGAACAAGACGTCGATCACCTTCACGGCGTTTACCTATGAGCAGCTGGAGGCCGAGTCCTTCACCCTGGAGTTGGGCAAGGCCCGGCCGTTCGGGCAGAACCAGGGCGTGGACGTATCGCGCCTGGAAACCCGCCTCACGCAGATCATCGAGGGTAACGAGCCGGCCACCGAGAGCCTGGATGGCCTGCAGCTGTTCAGCGTCTCCCGGGAAGTGATCAAGCACAGCGATACCTTCGTCCTGCATTTGCCGGCGGACGTGGAAAACTTTTCGGAGTTGGAGAAGGGTTATCTGCTGGCCGAGGACATTGCCAAGACCCGCTGGGTGATCGAGGAGGAGGGCGCACGCATCATCTTCCCGAACCCGAAGGTCAAGAATGGCTTGCGAGCAGGGATATTGATTGTGCCGACCACGGATGCCGGCCTGGCCTGA
- the astB gene encoding N-succinylarginine dihydrolase, translating into MKSCEVNFDGLVGPTHNYGGLSYGNVASQSNSQQSSNPKEAALQGLAKMKALMEMGFVQGVLAPQERPDVAALRNLGFAGTDAQVIQQAAKQAMPLLVASCSASSMWVANAATVSPSADTFDGRVHFTAANLNCKYHRSIEHPTTSRVLGAMFADQKHFAHHAALPAVAQFGDEGAANHTRFCRDYGEAGVEFFVFGRSAFDTRYPAPQKYPARQTLEASQAVARLHGLRDDGVVYAQQNPAVIDAGVFHNDVIAVGNGEVLFYHEDAFLNTDQMLGELQGKLGKLGGNFQSICVPRAQVGVEDAVRSYLFNSQLLTRADGSMLLIVPEECRANERVWQYLQGLTSSGGLIREVKVFDLKQSMQNGGGPACLRLRVALNETELAAVNPGVIMTAPLYDTLTQWVDKHYRDSLRETDLADPQLLLECRTALDELTQILKLGSVYPFQIN; encoded by the coding sequence ATGAAATCCTGTGAAGTCAATTTTGACGGTCTAGTGGGGCCGACCCATAACTACGGCGGCTTGTCCTACGGCAACGTCGCGTCCCAAAGCAACAGCCAGCAGTCCTCCAACCCGAAGGAAGCGGCGCTGCAAGGCTTGGCGAAGATGAAGGCCCTGATGGAAATGGGCTTTGTGCAAGGTGTGCTGGCGCCCCAGGAACGTCCGGATGTGGCCGCCTTGCGCAACCTCGGTTTTGCCGGCACCGACGCACAAGTCATCCAGCAGGCCGCCAAGCAAGCCATGCCGCTGCTGGTTGCCAGTTGCTCGGCGTCGAGCATGTGGGTGGCCAATGCCGCGACCGTCAGCCCGAGCGCCGACACCTTTGACGGCCGCGTGCATTTCACCGCCGCCAACCTCAACTGCAAATACCACCGCAGCATCGAACACCCGACCACCAGCCGCGTGCTGGGGGCGATGTTCGCTGACCAGAAGCACTTCGCCCACCACGCCGCATTACCGGCGGTGGCGCAGTTCGGTGACGAAGGCGCGGCCAACCACACGCGTTTCTGCCGGGACTATGGCGAGGCGGGCGTAGAGTTTTTCGTGTTCGGCCGCAGCGCGTTCGACACCCGCTACCCGGCGCCGCAAAAGTACCCGGCACGCCAGACTCTTGAAGCTTCCCAGGCGGTCGCGCGCCTGCACGGCCTGCGGGATGACGGCGTGGTCTACGCCCAGCAGAACCCGGCGGTGATCGATGCCGGTGTGTTCCACAACGATGTGATCGCGGTGGGCAATGGCGAGGTGCTGTTCTATCACGAGGATGCGTTCCTCAATACCGATCAGATGCTCGGTGAATTGCAGGGCAAGCTCGGCAAGCTCGGCGGCAATTTCCAGTCGATCTGCGTGCCACGGGCCCAGGTGGGGGTTGAAGACGCGGTGCGTTCCTACCTGTTCAACAGCCAGCTGCTGACCCGCGCCGACGGTTCGATGCTGCTGATCGTGCCGGAAGAATGCCGCGCCAACGAGCGTGTCTGGCAGTACCTGCAAGGCCTGACGTCCTCCGGCGGGCTGATCCGTGAAGTCAAAGTCTTCGACCTCAAGCAAAGCATGCAGAACGGCGGTGGCCCGGCGTGCCTGCGCTTGCGTGTAGCCCTGAATGAAACCGAACTGGCGGCGGTCAACCCAGGGGTTATCATGACGGCGCCGTTGTACGACACGCTGACCCAATGGGTCGACAAGCACTACCGCGACAGCCTGCGGGAAACCGACCTGGCTGACCCGCAATTGCTGCTTGAGTGCCGGACGGCACTGGATGAACTGACGCAAATCCTTAAACTGGGCTCGGTTTATCCTTTCCAGATCAATTAA
- the astD gene encoding succinylglutamate-semialdehyde dehydrogenase yields the protein MMNSLYIAGEWLAGQGEVFESLNPVTQQVVWSGNGATAEQVESAVQAARQAFPAWAKRSLEERLSVLEAFAANLKSRADELARCIGEETGKPLWESATEVTSMVNKVAISVQSYRERTGEKSGPLGDATAVLRHKPHGVVAVFGPYNFPGHLPNGHIVPALLAGNTVLFKPSELTPKVAELTVQCWIDAGLPAGVLNLLQGARETGIALAANPGIDGLFFTGSSRTGNHLHQQFAGRPDKILALEMGGNNPLVVDEVADVDAAVYTIIQSAFISAGQRCTCARRLLVPEGAWGDALLARLVAVSSTIEVGAFDQTPAPFMGSVISLGAAKALMDAQELLLANGAVALLEMTQPQAQAALLTPGIIDVTEVTERADEELFGPLLQVIRYADFEAAIAEANNTQYGLAAGLLSDSEARYQQFWLESRAGIVNWNKQLTGAASSAPFGGVGASGNHRASAYYAADYCAYPVASLETPSLVLPATLTPGVTLI from the coding sequence ATAATGAATTCGCTATACATCGCAGGTGAATGGCTGGCTGGCCAGGGTGAAGTGTTTGAGTCGCTGAACCCGGTGACCCAGCAGGTGGTGTGGTCGGGTAATGGCGCCACCGCCGAGCAGGTCGAGTCCGCCGTCCAGGCCGCACGCCAGGCGTTTCCGGCCTGGGCCAAGCGTTCGTTGGAAGAGCGCCTGAGCGTGCTGGAAGCCTTCGCCGCCAACCTGAAGAGTCGTGCTGACGAACTCGCCCGCTGCATCGGTGAGGAAACCGGCAAGCCTTTGTGGGAATCGGCGACTGAAGTCACCAGCATGGTCAACAAGGTCGCGATCTCGGTGCAAAGCTACCGCGAGCGTACCGGCGAGAAGAGCGGCCCATTGGGCGACGCCACTGCCGTGTTGCGCCACAAGCCCCACGGTGTAGTGGCGGTGTTTGGCCCTTACAACTTCCCGGGTCACTTGCCTAACGGGCATATCGTGCCGGCCTTGCTGGCGGGTAACACCGTGCTGTTCAAGCCGAGCGAGCTGACCCCGAAAGTCGCCGAGCTGACCGTGCAATGCTGGATCGACGCCGGCCTGCCGGCGGGCGTGTTGAACCTGCTGCAAGGCGCACGGGAAACCGGGATCGCCCTGGCGGCGAATCCGGGCATCGACGGTCTGTTCTTCACCGGCTCCAGCCGCACCGGCAACCATCTGCACCAGCAATTCGCCGGGCGCCCGGACAAGATCCTCGCGCTGGAAATGGGCGGCAACAACCCGCTGGTGGTGGACGAAGTGGCCGATGTGGATGCGGCCGTGTACACCATTATCCAGTCGGCGTTTATCTCCGCTGGCCAGCGTTGCACCTGTGCCCGTCGCCTGCTGGTGCCGGAAGGCGCCTGGGGCGATGCGTTGCTCGCACGCCTGGTGGCGGTGAGCTCGACCATCGAAGTCGGCGCATTTGACCAAACGCCGGCGCCGTTCATGGGCTCGGTGATTTCCCTCGGTGCTGCCAAGGCGTTGATGGATGCCCAGGAATTGCTGTTGGCCAATGGCGCCGTGGCGCTGTTGGAAATGACTCAACCCCAGGCCCAGGCTGCGTTGCTGACGCCGGGGATTATCGATGTGACCGAGGTTACGGAACGCGCTGACGAAGAGCTGTTCGGCCCACTGCTGCAAGTGATCCGCTACGCTGATTTCGAGGCGGCGATTGCCGAGGCCAACAACACTCAATACGGCTTGGCGGCCGGGTTGCTGTCGGATTCCGAGGCGCGTTACCAGCAGTTCTGGCTGGAAAGCCGTGCCGGGATCGTCAACTGGAACAAACAGCTGACGGGTGCTGCGAGCAGCGCGCCATTTGGCGGGGTAGGGGCTTCGGGCAACCATCGCGCCAGCGCCTATTACGCGGCGGACTATTGCGCGTACCCGGTGGCCTCCCTTGAGACCCCGAGCCTGGTGTTACCGGCGACGTTAACCCCGGGTGTGACGCTGATCTAA
- the astA gene encoding arginine N-succinyltransferase: protein MIVRPVRSSDLPALIDLARSTGTGLTTLPANEERLTHRVGWAEKTFRGEAGRGDADYLFVLENDEGRVVGISAIAGAVGLREPWYNFRVGLTVSASQELNIYREIPTLFLANDLTGNSELCSLFLHADYRNGLNGRMLAKARMLFIAEFPQLFGNKIIAEMRGMSDEAGRSPFWESLGRHFFKMEFSQADYLTGVGNKAFIAELMPKFPLYTCFLSEDARNVIGKVHTDTEPALSMLKSEGFSYQGYVDIFDAGPAVECETTKIRAVRDSEALVLAIGTPGDDATPFLIHNRKREDCRITAAPARLAAGTLVVDQQTAKRLQLIAGDQVRAVPLSAARESK, encoded by the coding sequence ATGATCGTTCGTCCCGTACGCAGCAGCGATTTACCGGCCCTGATTGATCTGGCGCGCAGCACCGGCACCGGCCTCACCACCTTGCCGGCCAACGAAGAGCGCCTGACCCATCGGGTCGGCTGGGCTGAAAAGACCTTTCGCGGCGAAGCCGGGCGCGGTGATGCGGACTACCTGTTCGTGCTGGAAAACGACGAAGGCCGCGTGGTGGGGATTTCCGCCATCGCCGGTGCAGTCGGCCTGCGCGAGCCCTGGTACAACTTCCGGGTCGGCCTGACGGTCAGCGCCTCCCAGGAGCTGAACATCTACCGTGAAATCCCGACGCTGTTTCTGGCCAACGACCTGACCGGCAACTCCGAGCTGTGCTCGTTGTTCCTGCACGCCGATTACCGCAACGGCCTTAACGGCCGCATGCTGGCCAAGGCGCGCATGCTGTTTATCGCGGAATTCCCGCAGCTGTTCGGCAACAAGATCATCGCCGAGATGCGCGGCATGTCCGACGAAGCCGGGCGCTCGCCGTTCTGGGAAAGCCTGGGCCGGCACTTTTTCAAGATGGAATTCAGCCAGGCCGACTACCTCACTGGCGTGGGCAACAAGGCGTTTATCGCCGAGCTGATGCCGAAGTTTCCGCTGTACACCTGCTTCCTGTCTGAGGACGCGCGCAACGTGATCGGCAAGGTCCACACCGACACCGAGCCGGCCTTGAGCATGCTCAAGAGCGAAGGTTTCAGCTACCAGGGCTACGTCGACATCTTCGACGCGGGCCCGGCGGTGGAGTGTGAAACCACCAAGATCCGCGCCGTGCGCGACAGCGAAGCGCTGGTGCTGGCGATTGGTACGCCGGGCGACGACGCCACGCCGTTCCTGATCCATAACCGCAAACGTGAAGATTGCCGCATCACCGCCGCGCCGGCGCGGTTGGCTGCGGGCACCCTGGTGGTCGATCAACAGACCGCCAAGCGCCTGCAACTGATCGCCGGTGATCAAGTGCGTGCCGTACCGTTGTCCGCTGCCCGGGAGTCGAAATAA
- the aruF gene encoding arginine/ornithine succinyltransferase subunit alpha, translating to MLVMRPAQMADLGEVQRLAADSPIGVTSLPDDVERLSDKIAASEASFAAEVSFNGEESYFFVLEDTDAGKLVGCSAIVASAGYSEPFYSFRNETFVHASRELKIHNKIHVLSQCHDLTGNSLLTSFYVVPELVGSPWSELNSRGRLLFVAGHPERFADSVVTEIVGYSDENGDSPFWDAIGRNFFDLNYAAAERLCGLKSRTFLAELMPHYPIYVPLLPDEAQEAMGQVHPRAQITFDILMREGFETDHYIDIFDGGPTLHARVSGIRSIAQSRVVPVKIGEMVKGVGRQYLVSNGQLQDYRAVMLELDYAPGKPVTLDLETAEALGVGEGASVRLVAV from the coding sequence ATGCTGGTGATGCGCCCCGCGCAAATGGCTGATCTGGGCGAGGTACAGCGTCTGGCTGCGGACAGCCCGATTGGTGTCACCTCCTTGCCGGATGATGTCGAACGCCTGAGCGACAAGATCGCTGCGAGCGAAGCGTCCTTCGCCGCCGAGGTCAGCTTCAACGGTGAAGAAAGCTATTTCTTCGTCCTGGAAGACACCGACGCCGGCAAGCTGGTGGGCTGTTCGGCCATCGTTGCCTCGGCCGGCTACTCGGAACCGTTCTACAGCTTCCGCAACGAAACCTTCGTGCACGCTTCCCGCGAGCTGAAGATCCACAACAAGATCCACGTGCTCTCGCAGTGCCATGACCTCACCGGCAACAGCCTCCTGACCAGCTTCTACGTGGTGCCGGAGCTGGTGGGTTCGCCGTGGTCGGAGCTCAACTCCCGTGGCCGCCTGCTGTTCGTGGCCGGCCACCCGGAGCGCTTCGCCGATTCGGTGGTCACCGAGATTGTGGGCTACAGCGACGAGAACGGTGATTCGCCGTTCTGGGACGCCATCGGCCGCAACTTCTTCGACCTCAACTACGCCGCTGCCGAGCGCCTGTGCGGGTTGAAGAGCCGGACCTTTCTCGCCGAACTGATGCCGCACTATCCGATCTACGTGCCGCTGTTGCCCGACGAAGCCCAGGAAGCCATGGGCCAGGTGCACCCGCGGGCGCAGATCACCTTCGACATCCTGATGCGCGAAGGCTTCGAGACCGACCATTACATCGACATCTTCGACGGCGGCCCAACCCTGCATGCGCGCGTCTCGGGCATTCGCTCGATCGCCCAGAGCCGTGTGGTGCCGGTGAAGATCGGTGAGATGGTCAAGGGTGTCGGCCGCCAGTACCTGGTGAGCAACGGCCAGTTGCAGGATTACCGCGCGGTGATGCTGGAGCTGGACTACGCGCCGGGCAAGCCAGTGACCCTGGACCTGGAAACCGCCGAAGCCCTGGGCGTCGGCGAAGGTGCCAGCGTTCGACTGGTAGCGGTTTAA
- a CDS encoding aspartate aminotransferase family protein — translation MSVEQAPVQRADFDQVMVPNYAPAAFIPVRGAGSRVWDQAGRELIDFAGGIAVNVLGHAHPALVGALTEQANKLWHVSNVFTNEPALRLAHKLIDATFAERVFFCNSGAEANEAAFKLARRVAFDRFGTEKYEIIAALNSFHGRTLFTVNVGGQSKYSDGFGPKIVGITHVPYNDLEALKAAVSDKTCAVVLEPIQGEGGVLPAELSYLQGARDLCDANNALLVFDEVQTGMGRSGELFAYQHYGVVPDILTSAKSLGGGFPIAAMLTREDLAKHLVVGTHGTTYGGNPLACAVAEAVIDVINTPEVLAGVNAKHDLFVSRLEKIGQQYGIFTEVRGLGLLLGCVLSDAWKGKAKDIFNAAEREGLMILQAGPDVVRFAPSLVVEDADIQEGLDRFERAVKKLTQA, via the coding sequence ATGTCCGTTGAGCAAGCCCCGGTGCAACGTGCCGATTTCGACCAGGTCATGGTTCCCAACTACGCACCTGCCGCTTTCATCCCCGTGCGTGGCGCAGGTTCGCGCGTATGGGACCAGGCGGGCCGAGAGCTGATCGACTTTGCCGGCGGCATCGCGGTCAACGTATTGGGCCACGCCCACCCGGCGCTGGTCGGTGCACTGACCGAACAGGCCAACAAGCTGTGGCACGTGTCCAACGTCTTCACCAATGAGCCGGCCCTGCGCCTGGCCCATAAGCTGATCGACGCCACGTTTGCCGAGCGTGTGTTCTTCTGCAACTCCGGCGCCGAAGCCAACGAGGCCGCCTTCAAGTTGGCCCGTCGTGTCGCGTTCGACCGCTTCGGCACCGAGAAATACGAAATCATCGCCGCGCTGAACAGCTTCCACGGCCGTACCCTGTTCACCGTGAACGTGGGTGGCCAGTCGAAGTACTCCGACGGCTTCGGTCCGAAGATCGTCGGCATCACCCACGTGCCTTACAACGATCTGGAGGCGCTGAAAGCCGCCGTCTCGGACAAGACCTGCGCCGTGGTGCTGGAGCCGATCCAGGGCGAAGGCGGCGTGCTGCCGGCAGAACTGTCGTACCTGCAAGGTGCCCGCGACCTGTGCGACGCGAACAACGCGCTGCTGGTGTTCGACGAAGTGCAAACCGGCATGGGCCGCAGCGGCGAGTTGTTCGCCTATCAGCATTACGGCGTCGTGCCGGACATCCTCACCAGCGCCAAGAGCCTGGGCGGCGGTTTCCCGATCGCCGCCATGCTGACTCGCGAAGACCTGGCCAAGCACCTGGTGGTCGGCACCCACGGCACCACCTACGGCGGCAACCCGCTGGCGTGCGCGGTGGCGGAAGCGGTGATCGACGTGATCAACACGCCAGAAGTGCTGGCCGGCGTTAACGCCAAGCACGACTTGTTCGTTTCCCGTCTGGAGAAGATTGGCCAGCAATACGGCATCTTCACCGAAGTGCGTGGCCTGGGCCTGTTGCTCGGTTGCGTGCTGAGCGATGCCTGGAAAGGCAAGGCCAAGGACATCTTCAACGCCGCCGAGCGCGAAGGCTTGATGATCCTGCAAGCCGGCCCGGATGTGGTGCGTTTCGCCCCGAGCCTGGTGGTGGAAGATGCCGATATCCAGGAAGGTCTGGACCGCTTCGAACGTGCGGTGAAAAAGCTGACGCAAGCCTGA
- a CDS encoding GlxA family transcriptional regulator, with protein MTAHRIGFLIWPSTKALTLALAEEALRVAQRVHPDVVYELSFLQAEPPIDGAWQLPGEPWAGKLEGFQKLFLLADEPPTVIASQLSTALKQLVRAGCVIGGLSAGVYPLAQLGLLDGYRAAVHWRWQDDFAERFPKVIATSHLFDWDRDRLTACGGMSVLDLLLAVLARDHGAELAGAVSEELVVERIREGGERQRIPLQNRLGSSHPKLTQAVLLMEANIEEPLTTDEIAQHVCVSRRQLERIFKQYLNRVPSQYYLELRLNKARQMLMQTSKSIIQIGLSCGFSSGPHFSSAYRNFFGATPREDRNQRRSSSPFELSSVPSERG; from the coding sequence ATGACTGCCCATCGAATTGGTTTCCTGATTTGGCCCAGCACTAAAGCACTGACGCTTGCGCTGGCTGAGGAGGCCTTGCGCGTTGCTCAGCGGGTGCATCCGGACGTGGTGTACGAACTCTCGTTTTTGCAGGCCGAACCGCCAATCGACGGCGCCTGGCAACTGCCGGGTGAGCCCTGGGCTGGCAAGCTGGAAGGTTTCCAAAAGCTGTTCCTGCTGGCCGATGAGCCACCGACCGTCATCGCCTCCCAGCTCAGCACCGCCCTCAAGCAACTGGTGCGTGCCGGGTGTGTGATCGGCGGCCTGTCGGCCGGTGTGTATCCGTTGGCCCAACTCGGTCTGCTCGACGGCTATCGCGCCGCTGTGCACTGGCGCTGGCAGGACGATTTCGCCGAGCGTTTCCCCAAGGTGATCGCCACCAGCCATCTGTTCGACTGGGACCGTGACCGCCTGACCGCCTGCGGTGGCATGTCGGTACTCGACCTGCTACTGGCGGTGCTGGCCCGTGACCACGGCGCCGAACTGGCCGGGGCAGTCTCGGAAGAGCTGGTGGTAGAGCGCATCCGTGAGGGCGGCGAGCGCCAGCGCATCCCACTGCAAAACCGCCTGGGCTCCAGCCATCCAAAGCTGACCCAGGCCGTGTTGCTGATGGAAGCCAACATTGAAGAACCGCTGACCACCGACGAAATCGCCCAGCACGTGTGCGTATCCCGACGACAGCTCGAGCGGATCTTCAAGCAATACCTCAATCGCGTCCCCAGCCAGTACTACCTGGAACTGCGCCTGAACAAGGCCCGCCAGATGCTCATGCAAACCAGCAAGTCGATCATCCAGATCGGCCTGTCCTGCGGCTTCTCCTCGGGGCCGCACTTCTCCAGCGCCTACCGCAACTTCTTCGGCGCCACCCCTCGTGAAGACCGCAATCAGCGCCGCAGCAGCAGCCCGTTCGAATTGTCGTCGGTGCCGTCCGAGCGCGGCTAG
- a CDS encoding ABC transporter ATP-binding protein, with protein sequence MYKLEVQDLHKRYGSHEVLKGVSLAAAAGDVISIIGSSGSGKSTFLRCINLLEQPHAGKILLNNEELKLVANKDGAMKAADPKQLQRMRSRLSMVFQHFNLWSHMTALENVMEAPVHVLGMSKKDAREKAEHYLAKVGVGHRKDAFPGHMSGGEQQRVAIARALAMEPEVMLFDEPTSALDPELVGEVLKVMQDLAQEGRTMVVVTHEMGFAREVSNQLVFLHKGIVEERGNPREVLVNPQSERLQQFLSGSLK encoded by the coding sequence ATGTACAAACTTGAAGTCCAAGACCTGCATAAACGCTATGGCAGTCATGAAGTGCTCAAAGGTGTGTCCCTGGCCGCCGCGGCCGGTGATGTGATCAGCATCATCGGGTCCAGTGGCTCGGGCAAAAGTACCTTTTTGCGCTGCATCAACCTGCTGGAGCAGCCCCACGCCGGCAAGATTCTGCTCAATAACGAAGAGCTGAAACTGGTGGCCAACAAAGACGGCGCCATGAAGGCTGCAGACCCGAAACAGCTGCAACGCATGCGTTCGCGACTGTCGATGGTGTTCCAGCACTTCAACCTGTGGTCCCACATGACCGCGCTGGAAAACGTCATGGAAGCACCGGTGCACGTTCTGGGCATGTCGAAAAAAGACGCCCGGGAAAAGGCCGAGCACTACCTGGCCAAAGTCGGCGTGGGCCATCGTAAGGATGCGTTCCCTGGCCACATGTCCGGCGGTGAACAGCAGCGCGTGGCGATTGCCCGTGCCCTGGCGATGGAGCCTGAGGTGATGCTGTTCGACGAACCCACTTCGGCCCTCGACCCGGAGCTGGTGGGCGAAGTGCTGAAGGTGATGCAGGACCTGGCCCAGGAAGGCCGGACCATGGTGGTGGTGACCCACGAAATGGGCTTTGCCCGTGAAGTCTCCAACCAACTGGTGTTCCTGCACAAGGGCATCGTCGAAGAGCGTGGCAACCCGCGCGAAGTGCTGGTCAACCCACAGTCCGAGCGTTTGCAGCAGTTTCTTTCCGGCAGCTTGAAGTAA